A genome region from Chlorobaculum tepidum TLS includes the following:
- a CDS encoding OsmC family protein — protein sequence MDSDLIVTFGGGKKVNAEFRGFTIKTDQSVHSGGEGSAPEPFALFLASIGTCAGIYVYSFCQSREIPTDGIRIVQSHEPKADGRGIGKITLTIEVPPTFPEKYKDAVINAANLCAVKKHIMEPPAFEVKTKVVEG from the coding sequence ATGGACAGTGATTTGATCGTGACGTTCGGCGGAGGTAAAAAAGTTAACGCCGAATTCAGAGGATTTACCATCAAGACCGACCAGTCGGTTCACAGCGGCGGCGAGGGTTCTGCTCCCGAGCCTTTTGCCCTGTTTCTCGCTTCAATCGGCACCTGCGCAGGCATCTACGTCTATTCGTTCTGCCAGAGCCGCGAGATTCCGACCGATGGCATCAGAATCGTGCAAAGCCACGAGCCTAAAGCGGACGGGCGCGGTATCGGCAAGATTACCCTGACCATCGAGGTGCCGCCGACCTTCCCGGAAAAGTACAAGGATGCGGTTATCAACGCAGCCAACCTCTGTGCGGTCAAGAAGCACATCATGGAACCCCCGGCTTTCGAGGTGAAAACCAAAGTGGTCGAGGGCTGA
- a CDS encoding DUF134 domain-containing protein encodes MKNPRAGRPLHCRSVEELPGVTCFLPEGVPPARLRNVVLSVDEVEALRLADLEGMYHADAADKMKVSRQTFGRIIKSARKKVADALVGGKTICIEGGKITGSCLTGESEEPAVCICLHCGYEQPHVPGVPCRTANCPHCGKMLIRKGRYSRVD; translated from the coding sequence ATGAAAAACCCCCGTGCTGGCAGACCGCTTCACTGCCGTTCTGTCGAAGAGCTTCCCGGTGTTACCTGCTTTTTGCCCGAGGGTGTTCCGCCCGCGCGGCTTCGGAATGTCGTGCTCTCGGTCGATGAGGTCGAGGCGTTGCGGCTTGCCGATCTCGAAGGGATGTACCATGCCGACGCTGCCGACAAGATGAAGGTTTCGCGGCAGACCTTTGGCCGCATCATCAAATCGGCTCGCAAAAAGGTGGCCGACGCGCTGGTTGGCGGCAAGACCATCTGTATCGAAGGAGGAAAGATCACCGGAAGTTGCCTGACCGGCGAGTCTGAGGAGCCAGCTGTCTGCATCTGCCTGCACTGCGGCTACGAGCAGCCGCACGTGCCTGGCGTACCCTGCCGGACGGCCAACTGCCCGCACTGCGGCAAAATGCTGATTCGCAAGGGGAGGTACAGCCGTGTCGATTGA
- the cobS gene encoding adenosylcobinamide-GDP ribazoletransferase, with amino-acid sequence MLSGLVTALRTLTALPVPGRDAERFSSSLYWFPVVGLVIGGIVVLLARAGMGVGWPELAAVLALLGGLILTRGLHADGLADLADGFFGGRTREAALRIMKDPNVGSFGSLALIGVMLFKWICLLELARAEAYGMIAAGAVLSRTAQVLLAARMPYARSDGGTAMAFVEDAGWPHLLVASISGVVLLFVLLDWQLAPSLILLFGSVVALFFVGWLSHRKIGGITGDVLGACSELVEAAVWLLAALWLKGLFWAIA; translated from the coding sequence ATGCTGAGCGGACTCGTGACAGCGCTCCGGACGCTGACAGCGCTGCCGGTGCCGGGGCGTGACGCCGAGCGGTTCAGCTCGTCGCTCTACTGGTTTCCGGTGGTTGGGCTCGTTATCGGCGGCATCGTTGTGCTGCTTGCCCGCGCCGGAATGGGCGTCGGATGGCCGGAGCTGGCCGCCGTGCTCGCGCTGCTGGGTGGGCTCATCCTCACCCGCGGGCTTCATGCCGACGGGCTGGCTGATCTCGCCGATGGCTTTTTCGGAGGGCGAACCCGCGAGGCGGCGTTGCGGATTATGAAAGATCCAAACGTCGGCTCGTTCGGATCGCTGGCGCTCATCGGTGTCATGCTCTTCAAGTGGATTTGTCTGCTTGAACTGGCCCGCGCCGAGGCGTACGGCATGATCGCCGCCGGAGCCGTCCTGTCGCGCACGGCGCAGGTACTGCTTGCCGCGAGGATGCCTTACGCCCGCAGTGATGGCGGTACGGCTATGGCGTTTGTCGAGGATGCGGGCTGGCCGCACCTGCTCGTCGCCTCGATCTCCGGCGTCGTGTTGCTTTTCGTGCTGCTCGACTGGCAGCTCGCTCCATCGTTGATCCTGCTCTTTGGCTCGGTTGTCGCCCTGTTCTTCGTCGGCTGGTTGAGTCACCGCAAGATCGGCGGCATCACGGGCGACGTGCTCGGTGCCTGCAGCGAGCTGGTGGAGGCTGCCGTGTGGCTTTTGGCGGCGCTGTGGCTCAAAGGGCTTTTTTGGGCGATAGCGTAG
- a CDS encoding alpha/beta fold hydrolase, which produces MDSFLDIQRKKADADSKFIDCNGFRVHYKRYGSGKPPFIVLLHGSFLSIRSWRDVAVPLAENATVLAFDRPAFGLTSRPVPSRSNAARYSPEAQSDLVVALMDKLGMDRAVIVGNSTGGTLALLTALRHPRRVQGLVLVGAMIYSGYANSEVPAVMKPFMKAMSPVFSRLMKVIITKLYDKNIRGFWHVKSRLSDETLAAFRNDFMVGDWSRGFWELFLETHRLYFNRRVSSAWAPSLVVTGEHDLTVKTEESFRLARELPRAELLVIPDCAHLPQEEQPAAFVAGVKKFVEKLV; this is translated from the coding sequence ATGGACTCTTTTCTCGACATACAGCGGAAGAAAGCCGATGCTGACAGTAAGTTCATCGACTGCAACGGCTTCCGGGTGCACTACAAGCGCTACGGCAGCGGCAAGCCGCCTTTCATCGTGCTGCTGCACGGCAGCTTTCTGAGCATCCGCTCGTGGCGCGATGTGGCGGTTCCGCTCGCCGAGAACGCGACCGTGCTGGCGTTCGACCGCCCGGCCTTCGGGCTGACTTCGCGCCCCGTGCCGTCGCGATCCAACGCGGCGCGGTACAGCCCCGAGGCGCAGAGTGACCTCGTCGTGGCGCTGATGGACAAGCTCGGCATGGATCGCGCCGTCATTGTTGGCAACTCGACCGGCGGCACGCTGGCGCTGCTGACAGCGTTGCGCCACCCGAGGCGCGTGCAGGGCCTCGTGCTCGTGGGTGCGATGATCTACAGCGGCTACGCCAACAGTGAGGTGCCCGCCGTGATGAAGCCCTTCATGAAGGCGATGTCGCCGGTATTTTCGCGGCTGATGAAGGTGATTATTACCAAACTTTACGACAAGAACATTCGGGGATTCTGGCACGTCAAGTCGCGCCTTTCGGACGAGACGCTTGCCGCTTTCAGAAATGATTTTATGGTCGGCGACTGGTCGCGCGGCTTCTGGGAGCTGTTTCTCGAAACGCACCGCCTCTATTTTAACCGGCGCGTCTCTTCGGCCTGGGCGCCGTCGCTCGTCGTGACCGGCGAGCACGACCTGACGGTTAAGACCGAAGAGAGTTTCCGGCTGGCGCGTGAGCTGCCGAGGGCGGAGCTGCTCGTGATTCCCGATTGCGCTCATCTGCCGCAGGAGGAGCAGCCCGCCGCGTTCGTTGCCGGGGTTAAGAAATTTGTCGAAAAGCTCGTCTGA